Proteins encoded by one window of Syntrophales bacterium:
- a CDS encoding PIN domain-containing protein has translation MKVLFDTNIVLDIALNRKPFVEQAALLWRLAEQKEIMACLSNTSITDIFYIVRKHAGQAKARSFIADILDTFSLVDIDEEGFREALNSDMQDFEDAVQYVIFARNGCDVLATRNKIDFGNRPNVVDPAELIEQINAEGA, from the coding sequence GTGAAAGTTCTTTTTGATACAAATATCGTTCTTGATATCGCTCTGAACAGAAAGCCATTCGTGGAGCAGGCGGCGCTTTTGTGGCGGCTGGCGGAGCAGAAGGAGATAATGGCCTGTCTCTCCAATACCAGTATCACGGACATTTTTTACATTGTCCGAAAGCACGCCGGGCAAGCGAAGGCCCGCAGCTTCATTGCCGATATTCTCGATACGTTTTCGCTGGTGGATATCGACGAAGAAGGCTTTCGGGAGGCGCTTAACTCAGATATGCAAGACTTTGAGGATGCAGTGCAGTATGTGATCTTTGCGCGTAACGGATGTGATGTACTGGCGACCAGGAACAAGATTGATTTTGGCAACAGACCCAACGTCGTTGACCCTGCCGAGTTAATCGAGCAGATCAATGCAGAAGGCGCTTAA